A window of Actinomadura viridis genomic DNA:
GACCAGGGACCGTAGGGCAGGTAGTCCCGACCCTGCGCGCGCGCCAGCACCACCTCGCCGCCGCACTGGACCCCCCAGGCGAGCACCGAGCACACCGCCAGCACCCCGAACGGCACCCCGGACGTCCGCTGGAACCCCCCGACCGCGCTGGTGCCGTCGCCGCCCCCGCCCCCGAACAACGCCCCGACGACCCAGCTGCCCAGCAGCCACAGCGCCAGCAGCGGAAGGGACCAGGCCACGGCCCTGCCCACCGCCGGTCCCCGTCCGGCCAGGCGGAGCCGTTCGCGTTCCTCCCAGCGGCCGCGCAGCTCACCCGAGCGCCGCTCGGCGGCACGGAGGTCCCGCGCCGCGGCCTCGGCCTCCAGGGCCGCCTCGGGCGCGGCCCTGGCGACCGCCAGCAGCCGCAGCGGATCGTCGCCCGCCCCGTCCGCGATCCAGTCGAACCAGGCGACCGGCCCGGTGACCGCCGCCCGTCCCCGGGCCGCGGCCCCGGCGATCCGCTCCCGCGTCTCCTCGGGGCGCGCCGCCAGCGCCAGCAACGTCAGCAGGACGACCGGCGGATCGTCGTCGCGGGCGTCGCCCGTGTCGGGCAGCCGGGCCCCCAGCCGGGACGGGGTGGCCCGCTGCTCGCGCAGCCACCCGGCCAGGTCGTTCCACGCACCGGCGTGGGCCCGCCAGCGGCCGTCGGCCCGCGCCAGCTCCCCGCCGCCCTCGAACTCCGCCAGGACCGGCAGCAGGCGCCGATCCCACAGCTCCCGGCCGATCCGGCAGGCGATCCGATGGTCGGGATGCGCGGGGTCGCCCGCCAGCGCCGCCAGGCCCGCCAGATCGTCCACGGCCACCCGCCGCCCCAGGTAGTGGGGCGGCAGCGCCGGATCGAGCCAGCGCACCAGGTGCAGCAGCTTCACATCGGGAGGGAGGTCCGTGGTGAGATACCGGTCGATCAGCCCGATCCGGCTGTCGTCCGGGATCCCTCCGAGCCACTCGCGCAGGGAGCGCCACGCCTCCCCGGACTCGCCCCGCCCGAAGAAATAGGAGGCGGCATCGTCCCAGCTCGCGACCAGCGCGCGCGCCAGCTCGGCGCGGTCGTCGTAACGCCGCCCCGCGAACGGCACCCCGGCACCGGACGGGACGCCCCCGCCGGACGGGACGCCCGGCCGCGCCGGCTCCTCGGCGACCGCCGGTGACCCGCCGTCCAGCCACTCCGCCACCTGCCCGCCGGTCCACCGCCGCCGCGGGTCGCGGGTGAGCAGCCCCCGGCACAGCAGCCGCACCCGCGGATCGGCGACGTCGTCGGCGGGCACCGCCCGGGTCGCCAGATGATCGACCACCGCGGTCTCGCTCAGCCCCTGGAACGGGGCCCGCCCGGTCGCCAGCTCCCGCACGATCATGCCGAGCGACCACCAGTCGCGCGCCGGGGACACCTGCCCCGACAGCGACTCGGGCGCGGCGTAGGCGAGCGTCCGAGACGAGGAGGCGAACACCACGCTCTGGTCCAGGACCCTGCTCAACCCGAAGTCGGCGATCGCCAGCCGCAGCGGCTCGGCCTCGACCACCAGCACGTTCTCCGGCTTGAGGTCGCGGTGCACGATGCCCGCACCGTGCAGCGCGCCCAGCCCGTCCGCGAGCTGCGCCACGATCCGCTCGAGGACCCCGCCGGGCGCCGGACCCGCCATCAGCGCCCGCAGGTTCCCCCCGGGCGCGTACTCGGAGATCTCGTAGTCGCGGCCCTCGGCCTGCCCCGTCTCCAGGATCCGCAGGACGTGCGGGGAGCCCAGCGCGGGCAGCTTCGCCCACACCTCCCGGTCGGCGTGGTAGCCGCGCCGGAACAGCTTCACCACGTACTCGGCGCCGTGCGCGTCCCGTACCAGCAGCAGATCGGACTCGGCACCCTGGACGGGCAGCTCGGCCACCACCGCGAACCGCCCGGCCAGCACGCCCGGCAGCCTCAGCAGCGGCCCCTCTGCGGCCTCCCCGTCACGCCGGGTGGCCCCAGGCCCCGGCGCCGCCGCACCTGGCGCGCCCGGTACGCGGTCGTCGCGGCGGGTCGCACCGGGATCCCGCCGTGTCGCACGAGGGGGAGCGCCGTCTCCCGGCTCCGCACCCGGCTCCTGGAAGTCGCCCACCTGCACTGCCCCGTCTATGTCGCGTGCCTGCCCGCGAGCCTAACGCGCACCTCTAGATCTTGTCCCTGATCGCCCGGAGGTGCTCCACGCCCTTGAACCGCACCACCACCGCCTCCATGAGGATCCGCACCATGAGCAGCTCGAACAGCCAGACCAGCGGGGTGGCGACGACCATGATGACGCCCCAGGCCCAGAAGTCGTCCCAGGTCGCGATCCAGATTCCGAACCCCAGGAAGATCAGGCACTGCAGGCTGATCAGGAGAAGGGCGATGACGTACCACAGCTTGATCAGCTTCGGGGTGACGAGATGGTTGAAGTTGGCGTCCAGCAGCGCGGCCAGCAGCCCCTTCTCCGTCCGCTCCGGTGGCGTCCACTCCTGGTGCGGCGGCTGCTGGGAAGGCATGCCCTGCTGAGGAGCTCCCATAGGGCCCATCGGGCCGGGCATCGGCTGCGGCCCCGTGCCTCCCAGCCCCGGACGGGGCGGCGGTACGCGGCTCGGATGCTGCTGGGGCGGCGGCCCGTACGGGCCAGGCGTCTGGGGACGAGGTCCCTGACCGGGGTCTGGTGGGTTCGTCATCGCCGTCTCCTGGGCTAGAACGGGGCTGTCGCCCAGACTCTAGAACGTGAGGCCCTCGCGCACCCTCGCACGCGCGGGGGTTCGCCGTGGATCAAAGCCACGGAACGTTCACCGGACGGCGATACCAGCGTTCGCCGAGAGCCTGTCCCTCCCTCAGCGCGTGGACGTAAGGGCGGAGCGCCTCGCCGCCGTCGGCGACCGTCCGCCCCAGGAACCGCTCGTCCAGCCGCTCCAGCAAGCTGGCGAGCGGGTCGGCGCCCCCGCTCCGTTCCCTCCGACCTCAAAGAACGCAACCAACCACCGCTCTCGTGGGCGCGCACGGGCCCCAGGGCCCAAACCGGACCCAAATCGCACCCGATCGCGGCTCTCGGCGGGTCTGGCCCTTTAGGCTGCGCGCATGAGGTGTCTCGCGGCGGCCGTCGCTCTCGCACTGGCCCTTGCCGGTACGGCGGCGTGTTCGGGGGACGAGAAGGGCGGCGCGACCCCGCGCCAGAGCCAGAGCCAGAGCCAGGGCCAGGCGACCCCGCAGGGGACACCGGCGGCGAGGCTCGCCGACGTGACGCTGCCCGATCAGCCCGGGCCCCTGGTCGACCTGATCACGCGGCAGGTGCGCGCCGCGGGCACCGTCCGGGCCGAGAACGCCTCCACGACCGCCGAGGGCGCGAAGAAGGTCGAGGAGAAGATCAGCGCACAGCTGCGGACCGGGACCCGTACGCCGAGCGCCCAGATGACGATCGTGAGCCAGGACCCCGCCGACTCGGGCACCACCGAGGCCGTCGTCCTCGACGGGACGATCTACACTCGCGTCGACGGTGAGGAGCAGGCCCCCGGCAAGCCGTGGGTCCGGCTGTCGCGCAAGGACGCGGCCAATCCCGAGCTGGCGCCGTTCGCCAAGATGCTGACCGGCCTGCTCGACGAGATCGACGGGGCGCTCGCGCAGATGTCCACCGACACCGGCCTCGCCCTGGTGAGGAACGGCGCGTTCAAGGGCGCCCCCGCAGAAGAGTCGTTCGAGGGGACCCGGGTGCGCCGTTTCACGGGGACCACCGAGGCGGCGAAGCTGGCCGGTTCGGACCGGGCGTTCGAGGCCCTCTCCAAGGTCGGCATGAAAGAGGTCGCCTGGATGCTGTGGGTGGACGGCAAGGGGCTGCCGCGGAAGTTCCAGACCGACTACACCACCCCGCAGGGGATGAAAGGCTCGCAGACCGTCACCTACCGGAGCTGGGGTGAGCCGCTCATCATCCAGGCCCCTCCCGCGGGCAAGGTGCACACGATCGGCGCGTGAGCCGAGGACGAGTTGGAGATCCGGATCCCATGGCACGCTCGACGATGATGACGGCCTGCGTCCTGGGCGCCGCCGTCCCCCTTCTCCTCACCGGGTGCGGTGGCGGTGACGGCGGTGACGCGGGGGGCGGGACGTCCCCCTCAGCGGCCGGGCCGTCGGCACCCGCCTCCTCGGCCGGGCCCCGTCCCACCGCGGGCGGCACCGCCCCGGGCGGGGGCCGGGAGGAGATCACGCTGGAGCTGCCCGGGGGATGGAAACGGGTCGACCCGCTCCAGGACCCCTCCGAGGTGGTGCGGACGTCGTTCGGTCTCACCGGCGAAACCGGCCCGCTGGTCAGGAGCCTGATGCGTCAGCAGGCCGCCCAGGGCGTCGTCTACGCCATCGACACCTCGCGCACGACCGGGGTCGCCCCGCACCTGCAGGCCGGCTGCGACCGGGGCGGCGCGATCGGTGCGTCGCTGGAGCAGCTCAAACGCAAGCAGCAGGCCCTCGAACCCACCTCCAAGATCACTGACATGGAGGTCGGCGGCAGGCCGGGGTTCAAGGCCGTCTACGAATCGGAGAAGCGGACCGGCCCGGTCAGCGGCCTCACCGTGCGGGTCCCCGTAGCCGCCGACCGGTTCTGTTTCGTCGACATCGAGGCCGAGAAGGGCGCCCTGCCGCCCGAGGCCGACCGGATCGCCGCCTCGTTCAGGCCCCGCTGACCCTGCCTCGTTCAGGTCCCGCCGACCGCGCGGCGCTCAACCCGGTGCCGTGCCGTGGCGGGGACGTACGCGGCACGGGCGGTGCCACTGATCTGGTGAGCCGGGATTGCAGTTCGATGTCCGGAACCGGAAGGACGGACGCGCCAGAGGGTGCGCCGCCGGGCGGGCGCCGGGTGGCTTTGGCGTACATAGGGGCCTGCCGGCGAGGCCGCCGGGAACTCGCTGGTCGTGGCTATGTGGACGATCCGAAAAGACCAGAAAGGTATATACCAGTAGGTCCATGGGCCTCCCCTCCGCCGGGCCCGGATTCCGCGTCCGGAAGAAAGATTCGGCCGCCGTGCACGCGAACGGGTGACGAATGCGGGCGGGGGGACGGGCCTGGCGTTCCTGCCCTGAAGGGGCGCGGCGCGGCCGGACGGCCGGCGTGATCAGGCGGGTGACCCGGTGAGGTCCGCCGTGTGGCCTGGAACGATACATACCGGCGATCAGCGGGGCGCGGTCCGCCCCGGCGCGGCCGCACGGACCTGGATCCGCTTTCGGATGGTCCCCGGGGCCGGTCCCGGAGCGTGATCCCGGGCCAAGACCTGATCTCGGCCCGGGGGAATCGCCCTCCCCCATAACCGGCATTCTTCGTTATGAACTCGGAACCGCCGGGAGGTTGCGGAGAAGAGAAAAGGGCGGCGCCGTGCCGGAAAACAAAGAAAGTCGCCTGGTTAAATGATCAACCACCCCGAGGTTCGTACGGGGACTGCATTGTGGCGGTTCGCCCTTGTTGTACGTCACCACGCCGCCATGGGGACGGCCACTTCTCGAGCCGGTGCGCATGGGGCTAATGGGGGCCGGGGCCGGGGTCGGCCGGCTCGCCCACCCAAGGGTCCTGGGGAGGGGGCGGTCCCGTGGGCGGGGGCGGGCGAGACGGGCGGCCCCGGTGCGTAGGGGAGTTCGTGCCGTGCCCCCCGCCGGCCGCCCGTGACGGCCGGATCGCTGTCCTGGGACAGGGGCGCCCGGCCAGTGACATAAGTGACCGGATGTGGCCAAGTGTGATCCTGGAGAGGCCGGGGCGCATCGACACCTGCATGAGATCGCCATGTCAGCGTGCGACGGTGCGACGTGATCGAGAGGGCGGCGCCGGATTGTCAAGGGCTCGCGGGCCCCAAATCGATGGGTCCCCGAGCTCCCCGGGGTCCGGTCGTGTCCCGGGGCGGGGGAATGTCCGCCCCGGGAGCGACCGTTCGGTCTGGTACGGCGTGACCTTGGGACACGTCGCAGGTCGCTTGTGGAAAGGCGTGCTCCCCGCTCGTCACGGCGCCCAGCGGGCCGGTGGCCATGGCGCCGCCCGCACCCCGGCGCCGGCCGGATGTAACTATTCTGTAAAGGCGAGTTCAGCGGTGAGTGCGGATACCGGGCGGGGGCGGGCGGCCGTGGCCGGCGAGCCGGTCGTGCCAACTCGTTCGCGCTCCACTTCACCGCGGCCGCCGGTTCCGCCGGGCCGTCCCGTCCCAGGGCGGGAGATCGGCCACTCGGCCGCTCCGGGCAGGCGGAAAAGACGGTCCGTGGCCGATGGTTCGATGAAGTGTTACACAACCCTCTTGAGCCGGGCTTGGCGAGGCGGCTATGGTCAATTTCGCTTTATACGAATTAGGGTCGTTTGCGCGTTCGGATGCATAACGGAGAGTCACGAAAGAGGGAACGGCGCATGATGCCCAACAAGGCACGGATGAGCGCATGACCGCGGTGGTGCTCGTGGGTGAGCTCCCCAGCACGGGCATCATTCCGGAGCCGGTCGCGTGGCGGGTCGCCGACTCGGCGGCGCCGGAGGCGGCGCTCGCCTTCGTCGACCAGATGGCGCACGCGCTGCGGCGGCACGGAGCGGCCCTGGTCGTCTACCCGGCGTGGAGGTCGGAGGCCGCCGTCAGGCTGGTGCGGATGGCGCGCGCGCTCCTGAACACCGACCGGATCGCCGGACGCCCCCTCGACCTGCCCCCGCTGGCCCTCTCCCTGGTCGCCGACCAGCTCGCGTTCATGGCGCCGCACATCCGTCCCGGCGTGCTCGCCGGCATCGTCCAGGTCCTGGCCGACCGGATCTACACGGGCGCCTGGGTGAACAGCGTCGCCAAGCTGGAGCACGTCCGGACCGGGCTCGGCCAGCACATGGCCTCGCTCATGCCCGGAAGCGGCTTCATGGTCGCGGCGGGCACCCGGCCGGCGGTGCAGCGGGTCACGTCCGCCAAGCCCGTGCTCGACGTCGCCCACCGCCCGCTCGATCCGGTCCTGATGCTCGCCTCCCACGAGCACGGCGACGTGGACTGGCTCCAGAAGAGGCTCAAGCCCGAGCTGCGCGTCGTCTCGCTGACGTTCGTGGCGTCCCAGCCGCTCAGCGCGCAGTACTGGGGGACCAAGAAGTACGCGGAGTTCGTCGCGTTCAGCGGCCATCCACAGGACCTGCACGCGGCCCTGGAGGCGGTCCGGCACGCACCCTGCCCCTGGTGCGGCGAACCTGCCGCGCTGGCCGTGTGCCCGTTCTGCCACCGGGCCCAGCCGGGTGCGCAGGAGCAGGCGCCGGCGGGGACGGCCGTCCAGCCGGGCCCCGGCCCTCAGCCTCCCGGCCCCGGCCCTCAGCCCCCCGGCCCCGGCCCCGGTCACCAGCCCCCTGGTCCCGGCCCTCAGCCTTCCGGCCCCGTGGTCCCCGCCCAGCCGCAGGCGGCCTCGGCGGCCCCGCCGGCCCCGCCGGCCCCCGCGCCACCCGGCTCCGCGCCCCCGTCCGCCGTACCGCAGGGCCCGGCGCCACCGCGTCCCGGGCCCCAGGCCCCCGTTCCGCCTCCCGGACCCCAGGCCCCCGTTCCGCCGGCCGGCCCAACGGCCGCGCCGCCGGCGCCGGTCCCCATGCCCATGCCGGCCCCGACACCGATGCCGGATCCGCAGCCTCCGCAGCCTCCGCGGTCCGGGGCTCCCAAGCCCCCGCAGTCCTTCGGCGCGCCGCCTCCGGCCGCGCCCACCGCGCCGCAGCCGGTCCTCCCGGCCCGGCCGGACCCCGGCGAAGGGCCCGGCGCGCCGTCCGAACGGTGGCCTCCTTCCCCGGGCCCCGCGCCGGACGGGAAGGACCGGACGGCGGACGCCGGGTCCCCGCCGGACCATCCGGACACGATCTCCGTGTCCACCGCCCACCCTGACCGAACCGGGACTCCGGTCGCCGAGCCCGAACCACCCACGGTGGAGGAGGCGTCTCAGAACGATGAGGCCTCCCGCAACGGCACCATCGAGTTCCGGCCGATCAGGAATCACTAGCACGTTCGACTCTGTAGGAACGGAGTGACATGAACCCCCGCCAGCGACGTGGTGTGCTGTTGATGATCTTGGCGGCCGTGGGGGCCGTGCTGGTGTTCATCACGGTCGTCGGGTACGTCGGGAAGGTGCAGGCCGACGCCGACGCCGCGGTCGGCGAGATGACCACGGTCCTGCAGGTGCAGTCCAACATCGAGGCGTTCCAGCCGGTCAGCGCCTCCGCCGTGCGCCAGACGCAGATCCCCAAGAAGTGGGCGACCAACGCCTTCGTGACCAACATCGCCGACCTGCAGGGCAAGGTGGCGGCCGGGAGCATCCCCAGCGGCGCCTACCTCCAGCAGGGCATGCTCCTGGACGCGCCCTCGCTCCGTCCCGGCCAGCGTGAGATCGCCATCCTGATCGACGCGGAGACCGGTGTCGCGGGCAAGGTCATGAACGGGTCGATCGTCGACGTGTACGCCTCGTTCGACTCCACCCAGAACGGCCGCCAGGTCACCTCGGCCTGCGCGGTGCGCATCCTCAACCGCGTCCAGGTCATCAACGTCGGCCAGGTGCAGCAGACCAGCGACGCCGGCGGCGGGCAGCAGCAGGGCGGCGGCAGCCGGCAGCAGACCTCCGGCGCGGCCGTCCCGGTGACCTTCGCGCTCAACTCCGACGACACCCTGAAGCTGACCTACGCCGAGAGCTTCGCCCGCAAGGTGCGGCTCGCCCTGGTGGGCGGCGCCCAGGACGCCAAGCCCCCGTTCAACCGCCTCTGCGAGACCCCGCAGGCGGGACGATGAGCATCCAGATCCTCATCGGCACCGCCGACCAGGAGCTCGCCGGCCGCCTCCGCACGCAGATCGCCGAGCTGGCCGACGTCGAGGTCGTCGGCGTCGAGACCGGCTCCGGCGACGTCCTCGGCATCGCCAGTTCCCACCAGGAACTCGACGTCGTGCTGATCGACGAGGACATCACCCCGCAGTCCGGCCAGGAACTGATCCGGGAGATCGCGATGCGCCGCCCGCACGTCGCGGCGGTGCTGATCAGCGAGCGGGTGGACGAGGACGTGCTGACCCGCGCGCTGGAGGCGGGCGCGCGCGGCGTGCTGGGCCGCACGCCCACCCTGGAGGAGCTCAACTCGCGGCTGACCTCGGTGGCCGAGTGGTCCCGGGGGATGCGGCGGTGGCTCGGCGCCAACCCCGGCATCGACGAGATCGGCGGCCGCCGCGGCCGGGTGGTGGCGCTGGCCGGAGCCAAGGGCGGCACCGGGGCGACGACCCTGGCGGTGCAGCTCGCCCTGACCGCCGCCGCGGCCGGCCGGACCGTCTGCCTGGTCGACATGGACCTCCAGACCGGCGACATCCCCACCTACCTCGACATGGTCCACCGGCGTAGCATCGCCGACCTGGTCGGGGTGGCCGACGAGCTCAGCGGGACGATGCTCGCCGACGCCCTGTTCGTCCACGACGCCGGCCCGCACGTCCTGCTCGC
This region includes:
- the cpaB gene encoding Flp pilus assembly protein CpaB; translation: MILAAVGAVLVFITVVGYVGKVQADADAAVGEMTTVLQVQSNIEAFQPVSASAVRQTQIPKKWATNAFVTNIADLQGKVAAGSIPSGAYLQQGMLLDAPSLRPGQREIAILIDAETGVAGKVMNGSIVDVYASFDSTQNGRQVTSACAVRILNRVQVINVGQVQQTSDAGGGQQQGGGSRQQTSGAAVPVTFALNSDDTLKLTYAESFARKVRLALVGGAQDAKPPFNRLCETPQAGR
- a CDS encoding serine/threonine-protein kinase — encoded protein: MLAGRFAVVAELPVQGAESDLLLVRDAHGAEYVVKLFRRGYHADREVWAKLPALGSPHVLRILETGQAEGRDYEISEYAPGGNLRALMAGPAPGGVLERIVAQLADGLGALHGAGIVHRDLKPENVLVVEAEPLRLAIADFGLSRVLDQSVVFASSSRTLAYAAPESLSGQVSPARDWWSLGMIVRELATGRAPFQGLSETAVVDHLATRAVPADDVADPRVRLLCRGLLTRDPRRRWTGGQVAEWLDGGSPAVAEEPARPGVPSGGGVPSGAGVPFAGRRYDDRAELARALVASWDDAASYFFGRGESGEAWRSLREWLGGIPDDSRIGLIDRYLTTDLPPDVKLLHLVRWLDPALPPHYLGRRVAVDDLAGLAALAGDPAHPDHRIACRIGRELWDRRLLPVLAEFEGGGELARADGRWRAHAGAWNDLAGWLREQRATPSRLGARLPDTGDARDDDPPVVLLTLLALAARPEETRERIAGAAARGRAAVTGPVAWFDWIADGAGDDPLRLLAVARAAPEAALEAEAAARDLRAAERRSGELRGRWEERERLRLAGRGPAVGRAVAWSLPLLALWLLGSWVVGALFGGGGGDGTSAVGGFQRTSGVPFGVLAVCSVLAWGVQCGGEVVLARAQGRDYLPYGPWSWLSRLLGAGGRGLAKASQTMSGAAQRTGRRGCGVLLLAGTVPLLLILLLMAAVTPVASLLWLLVLGAGAVGHAVAAGVRLHRWRQEHGEAGRAALAGAENPGPGGRL
- a CDS encoding AAA family ATPase; the encoded protein is MSIQILIGTADQELAGRLRTQIAELADVEVVGVETGSGDVLGIASSHQELDVVLIDEDITPQSGQELIREIAMRRPHVAAVLISERVDEDVLTRALEAGARGVLGRTPTLEELNSRLTSVAEWSRGMRRWLGANPGIDEIGGRRGRVVALAGAKGGTGATTLAVQLALTAAAAGRTVCLVDMDLQTGDIPTYLDMVHRRSIADLVGVADELSGTMLADALFVHDAGPHVLLAPSEGERAEDVTSLAARQILGVLRSRYEVVIVDCGAFMTEGSVSSVEMADQAVITVTPDLPCLRAAKRLAHLWERLRVRKPDQVSVVLTRQSRKNEIQPDFAARILGMPLLRTTVPPAFRALERAINNGALARVDDDGFRRAIAQLGEELGVLPIPTGPEGRGGLLRAKAGGT
- a CDS encoding DUF4282 domain-containing protein, coding for MPSQQPPHQEWTPPERTEKGLLAALLDANFNHLVTPKLIKLWYVIALLLISLQCLIFLGFGIWIATWDDFWAWGVIMVVATPLVWLFELLMVRILMEAVVVRFKGVEHLRAIRDKI